ATGCACATGGATTGAAGCTTCAAATAATAATGGATAGCTTATCAAATCAAGcctatacatacatatatacatatatatatagcttctaAGGTTGTTGGTTCTTACCATGGTTTACTCCAGATGAGTTGATCAAGACTGCCAAGTACATTGCCACACCAGGGAAGGGCATTTTGGCTGCGGATGAGAGCACAGGCACCATTGGTAAGCGTTTATCGAGCATAAATGTTGAGAATATCGAGTCCAACCGCCAAGCCCTGCGCGAACTCCTTTTCACATCCGGAAAAGCCCTACCTTACCTCTCTGGTGTCATCCTCTTCGAAGAAACCCTCTACCAGAAAGCCTCTAATGGGAAACCATTTGTTGAAGTCCTCCAAGAAAACAACATTATTCCCGGAATCAAAGTTGACAAAGGTGTAGTTGAATTAGCTGGGACTAACGGTGAAACTACAACCCAAGGCTTTGATTCACTCGGAGCACGTTGCCAGCAATACTACAAGGCCGGTGCACGATTCGCAAAGTGGCGTGCTGTCCTCAAGATTGGTCCAACTGAGCCATCTGAATTGTCAATCCAGCAGAATGCACAAGGGTTGGCTCGTTACGCTATTATTTGTCAGGAGAATGGTCTGGTGCCTATCGTGGAGCCTGAGATTTTGACTGATGGATCTCATGACATTAAGAAATGTGCTGCTGCAACTGAGATTGTGCTTGCAGCTGTTTACAAGGCATTGAATGACCAGCATGTTCTTCTTGAAGGCACCCTCCTCAAGCCTAACATGGTCACTCCAGGTTCTGATAGCCCAAAGgtatcaaaatatcaacatcaacccttaatctaattaattgaattatccGATACTTgtctttataattaattaatctcagAAGGGCTAACTTGATTCTGTACAGGTAACACCTGAGGTGATTGCTGAGTACACAGTGACCGCGCTACGGAGAACTGTTCCGCCAGCTGTACCAGGCATCGTGTTCTTGTCTGGTGGGCAAAGTGAGGAGGAAGCAACACTGAACCTCAATGCAATGAACAAGCTTGAGGTGTTGAAACCATGGACTTTATCATTCTCTTTCGGCCGAGCATTGCAAAAAAGCACGCTCAAAACATGGGCTGGAAAGAAGGAGAATGTTGAGAAAGCTCAAGAGGTGTTCTTGGTTAGGTGCAAGGGAAATTCAGAGGCAACTCTTGGCAAGTATACTGGAGGAGGTGCTGGTGGGTTGGCTTCAGAGAGCTTGTTTGAGAAGGGGTACAAGTACTAGGCCTCTCTCCGAGTCTCTGTTTATGACTTTACAGGGCTGGTGACTTTATGTATGCAATTACAACTTGTATTTTCCTTCCTTGGAATGcccattaattaatttcttttgccttttggtgtgtgtgtgtaatcaAATTTGAGTTTGAGTAAGTTCAGTATATAAGGGTACgtatattgatatttttcttaactAATTAGAGTTTGTTAAAGATCTCCTGGATTATTTGGCTTTTTTATATTCCGACAAAGGAAATATCTCTCGTATATATGATGTGTGTAAGGAGTTTTGTCGCCCAAAGAAGCAAGACAGGTCTCACTGAatattttatggattttaaaCGGGTATACGAGGAGCCgaattctcttcttccttttagtACTGATGTGAAAACTCAGCAGTCTCAATGTGAGCAGATAGCTGTTATGAGTTTCCTTGCAGGTCTGCCATCAGAATTTGATGCTGCTCGAACACAGATTCTTTCTAGTTCGGAGATAACCACTCTTCATGACAACTTTACAAGAATCTTGCGTTCAGAGGGATCTCGATCTGCCCCTCTTATCACTAGTACCCTTGTGAGTCGTGGAACTTTAAATGAAGTTGGTCGAGGAAGTCGAGATAGTCGAGGCAATCGTAAGAATACTGGTTTTCAAGGCAGTTGGAGTAGTGGTGGCTTAGGTAGAAATGCTGGTCATAACAAACCAGTTTGTTATTACTGTGATGAACTCGGTCATACAAGACGTACTTGTTGGAAGCTTCATGGTAAACCTCAGCAGCAAGCTCAAGTTGCTAATATTGCAACTCAAGGAATCAACCTTGTATCTACAGTGTCTTCATCTAATGACAAGTTTGTGCTTGTCTCTGCTGATGAATTTTCCCACTTCACTCAATACCAAGCCTCACtaaagtccaatccttctacaaTTGATGAGTTAGGTAAACCCACTACATGTCTTGTGTCATCCTCTAGCAAATGGGTCATTGATTCAGGTGCTACAAACCATATGACAGGTAAAAAAGGTATTCTTTCCCCTTTTAAACCTTACAAAAATCTTCAAAATCTTCCTAGTGTTACTTTGGCTGATGAGTCAACCACTTCTGTtattgattctagaacaatCTCTCCTACATCATCTCTTTTATTATCCTCTGTCTTGTGTTTGCCCAACTTCTCCTTCAATTTACTCTCTATTAGTCAAATCACTAAGGCTCTCAattgttgtgttttatttttctctgacCTTTGTTTATTTCAGGATCTTATGACGGGGAAGATTATTGGTAGAGGACGTTAATCTGGTGGCCTTTATGTGCTTGAAACTACTATCCCAAAAATGCCAAATCCGAAAGTGCCAAAACTTGTTGCTTGTTCCAGTACTATGACACCCCCCAAACTTTACTATTGGTTAGGGCATCCTTCgttaccaattaaaaaaaaattgtttcctcATTTCCAAAAGTTATCTCATTTAAATTATGACTTTTGTCAATTTGCCAAACGTCATCGCTCTTCATATGTACCAAGAGTTAATAAACGGGCTGCGTCCCCCTTTGAGTTAATATATTCTGATGTTCAGGGTACTTGTCCAGTACTTTCTAAGTCTGAATTTCGATATTTCGTCATTTTTATTGATGACTATTCTCGTGTCACTTGGTTATATTTAATGAGAGACAGGTAAGAATTACTCTTTATATTTAGTGCCTTTtgtgctaaaataaaaacttaatttaatgattttatgtGCGTTTTACGAAGTGATAATGCAAAAGAGTATTTTTCCAAGCTTTTTAATTCCTATATGTCACAAAATGGAATTCTTCATCAGTCTTCATGTGTTGACAGCCCACCTCAAAATGGTGTTGTAGAACGTAAAAATAGACACTTACTAGAAGTTGTTAGagcctttatttttcaaataaatgtcCCTAAACAGTTCTGGGCAGATGCAGTTTCAActgcttgttttttaattaatcgtATGCTCTCATCTGTTTTGGCTGGTGCTACTCCTCATTCTATTTTGTTtccttctcattttttatttccagtTGAACCGTGCATTTTTAGTTGTACTTGTTTTATTCGTGATGTTCGGCCTAACGTGTCTAAACTAGATCATAAGTCTCTAAAGTGTGTCTTTTTAAGGTATTCTTGTCTATATAAAAGGTATCGATGTTACTCTCCTGAGTTGGGTTGTTATTTGATGTTTTCtgatatttcattttttgaaaCCACTCCATCTTTTCTATGtagaaaatttataattgtGAGGGGGAGAATGATGATATTCTAGTGTACAATATTACCACTACTATTAACCAAGCTTCCTTAAGTGACCCGGTTCCCATAAAACCAGTCATCACCCAAGTGTATTCTCGACATCCTCTACCAGCTCCTACGTCTACAGATCCTAGTCTCGATCTTCCTATTGCTGTTCGTAAAGGTAAAAGACAATGTACTCATCCTATCTCATTGTTTGCTTCTTATACACATCTGTCTCTTCctttgcattgttttattgcttttttagACTCTGTATCTGTTCCCAAAACTTTAGTTTAGGCTTTGTCTCATCCTGGTTGGTGAGCTGCTATGGAAGAAGAGATGAGAACTTTAGACAATAAGGGCATTTGGGAACTCGTAGACTTACcagcaagaaaataaactatTGGTTGTATATAGGTTTATGTTGTCAAGGTCAATCCTGACAGTCTGTGGCTCGTCTTAAATCCCGTCTTGTTGCCAAAGGATATGCTCAAATATATGGAGTAGATTATTCTAATACCTTCTCTCCAGTGGCTAAACTTGCATCTTttcgtttatttttgtttattactGCTACTAATGATTGGCCTTTACACCAGTTAGATATCAAGAATACATTTCTTCACGGTGATTTGAAGGAAGAAGTGTATATGGAGCAACCACTTGGGGTTGTTGCTCAGGGGGAGTCTAGTAAGGTTTGTCAACTTAGAAAGTCCTTTTATGGGTTAAAACAGAGTCCACATGCTTGGTTTGGGCGATTCAGTGAGGTTATTCAAGAATTTGGTATGAAGAAGAGTAAGTGTGATCATTTGGTATTCTTCCAACAATCTGAAGTTGGCCTTATCTTGTTGgttgtgtatgttgatgatattattaTCACTGGTAATGACAGTAAAGACATCTCAGCTCTTAAGTCTTTTCTTCAAGCAAATTTCCAAACTAAAGATTTGGGGATGCTAAGGTATTTTTTAGGTATTGAAGTTACAAAGTGTAATAAGAGTATCTTTCTATCTCAAAGAAAGTATATTCTTGATCTTTTGACAGAAACTGGAAAGTTGGGTGCCAGACCTTGTAGTGCACCAATGGTCACCAACACACATCTTACAACAGAAGATGGTGAGTCGTTTGCAGATTCTGAGATGTATCGTCGATTAGTTGGCAAGTTAAATTATCTAACGGTGACTCGTCCTGACATTGCATATACTGTTAGCATTGTGGGCCAGTTCATGGCTTCCCCACAAACCACCTATTGAGTAGCCTTGGAAAAGATTGT
This genomic interval from Populus alba chromosome 1, ASM523922v2, whole genome shotgun sequence contains the following:
- the LOC118037651 gene encoding uncharacterized protein isoform X2, which produces MMCVRSFVAQRSKTGLTEYFMDFKRVYEEPNSLLPFSTDVKTQQSQCEQIAVMSFLAGLPSEFDAARTQILSSSEITTLHDNFTRILRSEGSRSAPLITSTLVSRGTLNEVGRGSRDSRGNRKNTGFQGSWSSGGLGRNAGHNKPVCYYCDELGHTRRTCWKLHGKPQQQAQVANIATQGINLVSTVSSSNDKFVLVSADEFSHFTQYQASLKSNPSTIDELGSYDGEDYW
- the LOC118037651 gene encoding uncharacterized protein isoform X1 produces the protein MMCVRSFVAQRSKTGLTEYFMDFKRVYEEPNSLLPFSTDVKTQQSQCEQIAVMSFLAGLPSEFDAARTQILSSSEITTLHDNFTRILRSEGSRSAPLITSTLVSRGTLNEVGRGSRDSRGNRKNTGFQGSWSSGGLGRNAGHNKPVCYYCDELGHTRRTCWKLHGKPQQQAQVANIATQGINLVSTVSSSNDKFVLVSADEFSHFTQYQASLKSNPSTIDELGKPTTCLVSSSSKWVIDSGATNHMTGKKGSYDGEDYW
- the LOC118037650 gene encoding fructose-bisphosphate aldolase, cytoplasmic isozyme 1; translation: MSAFVGKYADELIKTAKYIATPGKGILAADESTGTIGKRLSSINVENIESNRQALRELLFTSGKALPYLSGVILFEETLYQKASNGKPFVEVLQENNIIPGIKVDKGVVELAGTNGETTTQGFDSLGARCQQYYKAGARFAKWRAVLKIGPTEPSELSIQQNAQGLARYAIICQENGLVPIVEPEILTDGSHDIKKCAAATEIVLAAVYKALNDQHVLLEGTLLKPNMVTPGSDSPKVTPEVIAEYTVTALRRTVPPAVPGIVFLSGGQSEEEATLNLNAMNKLEVLKPWTLSFSFGRALQKSTLKTWAGKKENVEKAQEVFLVRCKGNSEATLGKYTGGGAGGLASESLFEKGYKY